Proteins from a genomic interval of Lelliottia amnigena:
- the efeO_2 gene encoding peptidase M75, Imelysin gives MKAGDIEKAKSLYAPTRQHYERIEPIAELFSDLDGSIDAREDDYEQKAADPKFTGFHRLEKALFGDNSTKGMEKYAEQLNTDVLELQKRISELAFPPSKVVGGAAGLIEEVAASKISGEEDRYSHTDLWDFQANVEGAQKIVDLLRPQLQKDNSALLAKVDANFKKVNTILAKYRTKDGYETYDKLTDADRNALKGPITTLAEDLAQLRGVLGLD, from the coding sequence GTGAAAGCGGGCGATATCGAAAAAGCGAAATCCCTGTATGCGCCAACGCGTCAGCATTATGAGCGCATCGAGCCGATCGCTGAGCTGTTCTCTGATCTCGACGGCAGCATTGACGCCCGTGAAGACGATTATGAGCAGAAAGCCGCCGATCCGAAGTTCACCGGTTTCCACCGTCTTGAGAAAGCGCTGTTTGGCGATAACTCCACCAAGGGCATGGAAAAATACGCTGAACAGCTCAATACCGACGTGCTGGAACTGCAAAAGCGCATCAGCGAGCTGGCGTTCCCGCCATCAAAAGTAGTGGGTGGCGCGGCGGGCCTGATTGAAGAAGTGGCCGCCAGCAAAATCAGCGGCGAAGAAGATCGCTACAGCCATACTGACCTGTGGGACTTCCAGGCCAACGTCGAAGGCGCGCAGAAAATTGTCGATTTGCTTCGTCCGCAGCTGCAAAAAGATAACAGCGCACTGCTGGCCAAAGTGGATGCAAACTTCAAAAAAGTGAATACCATTCTGGCGAAATACCGCACCAAAGACGGGTATGAAACCTACGACAAGTTAACCGATGCGGATCGTAATGCGCTGAAAGGACCGATCACCACGCTGGCAGAAGATCTGGCTCAGCTGCGCGGCGTGCTGGGTCTGGACTAA
- the efeU_1 gene encoding FTR1 family protein, with protein sequence MFVPFLIMLREGLEAALIVSLIASYLKRTQRGRWIGVMWIGVFFAAALCLGLGILINETTGEFPQKEQELFEGIVAAIAVVILTWMVFWMRKVSRNVKVQLEQAVDNALQKSNQPRLGADPGWSFSPSRAKGWSRSFSCWLRSSRMWGSGHLSVRCFGLATAVVLGFMLYWGGIRLNLGRVL encoded by the coding sequence ATGTTTGTTCCATTTCTCATTATGTTACGTGAAGGCCTTGAAGCGGCCTTGATTGTCAGCTTGATCGCCAGCTATCTCAAGCGGACCCAGCGCGGACGCTGGATCGGGGTGATGTGGATTGGCGTTTTCTTCGCCGCAGCGCTCTGCCTGGGCCTGGGTATTCTGATCAACGAAACCACCGGTGAATTCCCGCAAAAAGAACAGGAACTGTTCGAAGGAATTGTCGCGGCGATCGCCGTGGTGATCCTCACCTGGATGGTGTTCTGGATGCGTAAAGTGTCGCGCAACGTCAAGGTTCAACTGGAGCAGGCGGTCGATAACGCACTGCAAAAAAGCAACCAGCCACGGCTGGGCGCTGATCCTGGATGGTCTTTTTCGCCGTCGCGCGCGAAGGGCTGGAGTCGGTCTTTTTCCTGCTGGCTGCGTTCCAGCAGGATGTGGGGATCTGGCCACCTATCGGTGCGATGCTTTGGTCTGGCAACCGCGGTGGTACTGGGCTTTATGCTGTATTGGGGCGGCATACGCCTGAATCTGGGCCGCGTTCTTTAA
- a CDS encoding curli assembly protein CsgF translates to MRLAHTVISLMLIAPLSWAGNMTFQFRNPNFGGNPNNGAFLLNEAQAQNSYKDPSYKDDFGIETPSALDNFTQAIQSQILGGLLTNINTGKPGRMVTNDFIVDIANKDGQLQLNVTDRKTGKTSTIQVSGLANNSADF, encoded by the coding sequence ATGCGTCTCGCACACACAGTGATTTCATTAATGCTGATTGCTCCACTGAGCTGGGCCGGGAATATGACTTTCCAGTTCCGCAACCCTAACTTTGGCGGCAATCCGAATAATGGGGCATTCTTGCTGAATGAAGCCCAGGCTCAAAACTCATATAAAGACCCCAGTTACAAAGACGATTTCGGCATCGAAACGCCTTCTGCACTGGATAACTTTACTCAGGCTATTCAGTCGCAAATATTAGGCGGCTTATTAACGAATATTAATACCGGTAAACCAGGTCGTATGGTGACCAATGATTTTATCGTCGATATTGCTAATAAAGATGGGCAACTGCAGTTGAATGTCACCGACCGGAAAACGGGTAAAACATCCACGATCCAGGTTTCCGGTCTGGCCAATAATTCAGCTGACTTTTAA
- the phoH gene encoding PhoH family protein, translating to MVGSCIGHKQYHNRTTQRGGSDSGSDFFTTKFSSPMHKHDFSDIQSGAHSRSVVSFKKASNGLEGSQPSDVRLHDRTANGGACDEFQQLKVLSMGRQKAVIKARREAKRVLRRDSRSHKQREEESVTSLVQMSGVEAIGMARDSRDHSPIEARNEAQAHYLNAIESKQLIFATGEAGCGKTWISAAKAAEALIHKDVDRIIVTRPVLQADEDLGFLPGDISEKFAPYFRPVYDVLVKRLGASFMQYCLRPEIGKVEIAPFAYMRGRTFENAVVILDEAQNVTAAQMKMFLTRLGENVTVIVNGDITQCDLPSGVKSGLSDAMSRFVEDDMVGVVRFTKDDCVRSALCQHTLNAYY from the coding sequence ATGGTTGGGTCCTGTATTGGACATAAGCAATACCACAACCGCACCACCCAGCGCGGAGGCTCTGACTCCGGCAGCGATTTCTTCACCACAAAATTCTCCTCCCCGATGCATAAACATGACTTTTCCGACATACAGAGCGGTGCGCATAGCCGTTCGGTTGTGTCATTCAAAAAGGCAAGCAATGGCTTAGAAGGAAGCCAACCCTCAGATGTTCGTTTGCATGATCGCACCGCGAATGGTGGTGCGTGTGATGAATTCCAACAACTCAAGGTGCTATCCATGGGAAGACAAAAAGCAGTGATCAAAGCTCGTCGTGAAGCAAAACGTGTGCTGAGACGGGATTCACGTAGCCATAAACAGCGTGAAGAAGAATCGGTCACCTCGCTTGTGCAGATGAGTGGCGTCGAAGCAATTGGCATGGCGCGGGACAGCCGCGATCATTCACCTATTGAAGCGCGTAATGAAGCTCAGGCGCACTACCTGAATGCTATCGAGAGTAAACAGCTGATCTTCGCCACCGGTGAAGCCGGATGCGGGAAAACCTGGATCAGTGCTGCTAAGGCGGCGGAGGCTCTGATTCATAAGGATGTGGACAGAATTATCGTCACCCGTCCGGTATTGCAGGCCGATGAAGATCTCGGCTTCTTGCCCGGCGACATCTCAGAGAAATTTGCCCCGTATTTCCGACCCGTTTATGACGTGCTGGTGAAACGGCTGGGTGCCTCTTTTATGCAGTACTGCCTGCGACCAGAGATTGGTAAGGTGGAAATCGCGCCGTTCGCCTATATGCGCGGACGTACATTTGAAAATGCGGTCGTGATTCTTGACGAGGCTCAGAACGTGACTGCTGCGCAAATGAAAATGTTTTTAACGCGCCTCGGGGAAAATGTGACCGTTATCGTCAATGGCGATATCACCCAATGCGATTTGCCGTCGGGTGTGAAGTCTGGCCTGAGCGACGCAATGTCACGTTTTGTTGAAGACGATATGGTCGGTGTGGTGCGTTTCACGAAAGACGACTGTGTGCGTTCGGCACTTTGCCAGCACACGTTAAACGCCTATTACTGA
- the efeU_2 gene encoding FTR1 family protein, with the protein MAAGLAAGAIRAFHEAGLWNHFQDVAFDLSTVLSTHSLVGTLLEGIFGYQETPSVSEVAMYFIFLIPALVLFFMPSRPSTQPSRTAP; encoded by the coding sequence GTGGCAGCGGGTCTGGCGGCGGGTGCGATTCGCGCCTTCCACGAGGCGGGCCTGTGGAACCATTTCCAGGATGTTGCCTTCGATCTCAGCACGGTTCTCTCCACCCATTCGCTCGTCGGGACTCTCCTCGAAGGCATTTTTGGCTATCAGGAAACGCCGAGCGTCAGCGAAGTGGCGATGTATTTCATCTTTCTCATTCCGGCGCTGGTGTTGTTCTTTATGCCATCACGCCCCAGCACTCAGCCGTCGCGAACCGCGCCGTGA
- a CDS encoding curli assembly protein CsgE — protein MKRTLSWIAAAGFLLAAGNLHAVEVEVPGLLTDHTVSSIGHDFYRAFSDKWESDYPGNLTINERPSARWGSWITITINQDVIYQTFLFPTKRDFDQNVSFALAQTEDAVNRLQIDKALLSTGDLAKDEF, from the coding sequence ATGAAACGCACGTTGAGTTGGATAGCGGCAGCGGGTTTTCTGCTTGCTGCCGGGAACCTTCATGCTGTTGAAGTGGAAGTTCCCGGATTGTTAACTGACCACACTGTCTCATCTATCGGCCACGATTTTTACCGGGCATTTAGCGACAAATGGGAAAGTGATTATCCAGGCAACTTAACAATCAATGAGCGTCCCAGTGCTCGATGGGGAAGCTGGATCACAATAACGATTAATCAGGACGTTATTTACCAGACCTTTTTATTCCCGACGAAACGAGACTTTGATCAAAACGTAAGTTTTGCACTGGCACAGACCGAAGATGCGGTAAATCGCCTGCAAATCGACAAGGCTCTCCTGAGCACTGGCGATTTAGCAAAAGATGAATTCTGA
- the efeB_2 gene encoding Dyp-type peroxidase family protein, whose product MKDLSPITRREARGKETPVNLLGFKDGTANPDSTDAALMKSVVWTTADQGEPAWTVGGSYQAVRIIQFHVEFWDRTPLKEQQTIFGRDKQSGAPLGMKNEHDVPDYVRDPDGDTIALDSHIRLANPRTPETQSSLMMRRGYSYSLGVTNSGQLDMGLLFVCYQHDLEKGFLTVQKRLNGEALEEYIKPIGGGYFFALPGVRGEGAYLAQGLIEA is encoded by the coding sequence GTGAAGGATTTATCTCCGATCACGCGGCGCGAAGCCAGGGGGAAAGAGACCCCGGTTAACCTGCTTGGTTTCAAAGATGGTACGGCGAATCCGGACAGCACTGACGCCGCACTGATGAAAAGCGTGGTGTGGACGACGGCGGACCAGGGCGAGCCCGCATGGACCGTTGGCGGGAGCTATCAGGCGGTGCGGATTATCCAGTTCCACGTTGAGTTCTGGGATCGTACGCCGCTTAAAGAGCAGCAGACGATTTTTGGTCGGGATAAGCAAAGCGGTGCGCCGCTGGGCATGAAAAACGAGCATGACGTGCCGGATTACGTGCGCGATCCTGATGGCGATACCATTGCCCTGGACAGTCATATTCGTCTGGCCAACCCGCGTACGCCGGAAACCCAGTCGAGTCTGATGATGCGCCGTGGATACAGCTATTCTCTGGGCGTCACTAACTCCGGTCAGCTGGATATGGGGCTGCTGTTTGTCTGCTATCAGCACGATCTGGAAAAGGGCTTCTTAACCGTGCAGAAACGCTTAAACGGCGAAGCGCTGGAAGAGTACATAAAACCTATCGGCGGCGGCTATTTCTTTGCTCTGCCAGGCGTGCGCGGTGAAGGCGCGTATCTCGCCCAAGGCCTGATCGAAGCGTAA
- the ycdX gene encoding hydrolase: MYPVDLHMHTVASTHAYSTLHDYIAQARLKGIKLFAITDHGPDMADAPHYWHFVNMRIWPRLVDGVGILRGIEANIKNTEGEIDCTGPMLTSLDMIIAGFHEPVFPPQDKDTHTQAMIATIASGNVHIISHPGNPKFPIDIQAVAQAAAKHRVALEINNSSFIHSRIGSEANCRAVAAAVRDAGGMVALGSDSHTAFTLGEFTECRKVLDEVGFPEERILNVTPRRMLDFLESRGMPHIPEFADL, encoded by the coding sequence ATGTATCCCGTTGACCTGCATATGCACACCGTCGCCAGTACCCATGCTTACAGCACCCTCCATGACTACATCGCGCAAGCCCGGCTGAAAGGCATCAAGCTTTTCGCCATTACCGATCACGGTCCTGATATGGCTGATGCGCCGCACTATTGGCATTTTGTGAATATGCGTATCTGGCCACGTCTGGTTGATGGCGTCGGGATACTGCGTGGTATTGAGGCCAATATTAAAAATACGGAAGGCGAAATCGACTGTACCGGCCCAATGCTCACGTCTCTGGACATGATTATCGCCGGTTTTCATGAGCCGGTGTTCCCGCCGCAGGATAAGGACACCCACACTCAGGCAATGATTGCGACGATTGCCAGCGGCAACGTGCACATTATCAGCCACCCCGGCAATCCTAAATTCCCTATCGATATTCAGGCCGTGGCGCAAGCGGCGGCCAAACACCGTGTGGCGCTGGAAATCAACAACTCTTCTTTTATTCACTCTCGAATCGGCAGTGAAGCGAACTGTCGTGCCGTCGCGGCGGCTGTGCGTGATGCGGGCGGAATGGTTGCGCTGGGATCTGATTCTCACACGGCGTTTACATTGGGTGAGTTTACCGAGTGTCGGAAAGTGCTTGATGAGGTGGGGTTCCCGGAAGAGAGAATTCTTAACGTCACGCCGCGTCGCATGCTCGATTTTCTTGAGTCGCGCGGCATGCCACATATCCCTGAATTTGCAGATCTTTAA
- a CDS encoding curli production assembly/transport component CsgG, translated as MQRFLILVAVCLLSGCLTAPPKEAAKPTLMPRAQSYRDLTHLPMPTGKIFVSVYNIQDETGQFKPYPASNFSTAVPQSATAMLVTALKDSRWFIPLERQGLQNLLNERKIIRAAQENGTVGMNNRVPLQSLVAANVMVEGSIIGYESNVKSGGVGARYFGIGADTQYQLDQIAVNLRVVNVSTGEVLSSVTTSKTILSYEVQAGVFRFIDYQRLLEGEIGYTSNEPVMMCLMSAIETGVIFLINDGIDRGLWDLQNKNEVKNDILVKYREMSVPPES; from the coding sequence ATGCAGCGCTTTCTGATTCTTGTTGCAGTGTGCTTATTGAGCGGTTGTTTAACTGCTCCGCCCAAAGAAGCCGCGAAACCAACATTAATGCCTCGGGCCCAAAGTTATCGTGATTTAACGCATCTCCCAATGCCGACAGGCAAGATCTTTGTCTCGGTATATAACATTCAGGATGAAACCGGTCAGTTTAAACCGTATCCGGCAAGTAACTTCTCGACCGCAGTACCGCAAAGTGCCACCGCGATGCTGGTGACAGCGCTCAAGGATTCACGCTGGTTTATTCCGCTGGAACGTCAGGGGCTGCAAAACCTGCTGAATGAACGCAAAATCATTCGCGCAGCTCAGGAGAATGGTACCGTAGGCATGAACAACCGCGTGCCGTTGCAATCGCTCGTGGCGGCCAACGTGATGGTTGAAGGGTCAATTATCGGTTATGAAAGTAATGTGAAATCGGGCGGTGTCGGGGCACGTTATTTTGGTATCGGGGCTGACACGCAATACCAGCTCGACCAGATTGCCGTCAACCTGCGAGTGGTCAACGTGAGCACGGGTGAGGTGCTGTCATCGGTGACGACCAGCAAAACGATTCTTTCGTATGAGGTTCAGGCCGGTGTGTTCCGCTTCATCGACTATCAGCGTCTGCTGGAAGGTGAAATCGGCTACACCTCGAATGAACCGGTCATGATGTGCCTGATGTCAGCCATCGAAACAGGGGTTATCTTCCTGATTAATGACGGTATCGATCGCGGCTTGTGGGACCTGCAGAATAAAAATGAAGTGAAAAATGACATTCTGGTGAAATACCGCGAAATGTCTGTGCCTCCTGAATCCTGA
- the csgD gene encoding CsgBAC operon transcriptional regulatory protein — MFRFYTQQSYICQYLWCPLVYFRGTAARCYKKWGFIMFNEVHSLQGHTLLLITKPSLQATALLQHLKQSLCLNGKLHNIQRSFDDIVPGSIILFDMMEADKKLIHYWQDNLSRKNNNIRSLLLNTPDEYPFRDIESWPHINGVFYVTEDETRVVEGLQGILRGECYFSQKLASYLITHSGNYRYNSSESALLTHREKEILNKLRIGSSNIEIARSLFISENTVKTHLYNLFKKIAVKNRTQAVSWANDNLRR, encoded by the coding sequence ATGTTCAGATTCTACACACAGCAGTCCTACATCTGTCAGTACCTCTGGTGTCCCCTTGTATATTTCAGGGGGACGGCTGCCAGGTGTTATAAAAAGTGGGGTTTCATCATGTTTAATGAAGTCCATAGTTTACAAGGTCATACATTACTGTTGATCACTAAGCCGTCCTTGCAAGCGACAGCCTTATTACAGCATTTGAAGCAATCTCTTTGCTTGAATGGGAAACTGCATAATATTCAACGTTCTTTCGATGATATTGTTCCTGGCAGCATCATTCTTTTCGACATGATGGAAGCCGATAAAAAGCTTATTCATTACTGGCAAGATAACTTAAGCAGGAAAAACAATAATATCCGTTCGCTATTATTGAACACTCCTGACGAATATCCTTTCCGGGATATTGAAAGCTGGCCGCATATTAATGGCGTCTTTTACGTCACAGAAGACGAGACGCGTGTGGTAGAGGGGCTGCAAGGTATTTTGCGCGGAGAGTGTTACTTTTCCCAAAAGCTTGCCAGCTATCTCATCACTCACTCCGGAAATTATCGCTATAACAGTTCAGAATCCGCGCTGCTGACGCACCGTGAAAAAGAGATCCTGAATAAATTACGCATCGGTTCTTCAAATATTGAAATCGCCCGTTCTTTATTTATCAGCGAAAATACCGTTAAGACACATCTCTATAATCTTTTCAAGAAGATAGCTGTTAAAAACAGGACTCAGGCTGTTTCATGGGCAAACGATAACCTCAGGCGTTAA
- the ycdY gene encoding cytoplasmic chaperone TorD family protein, whose amino-acid sequence MNEFSILCRVLGTLYYRQPQDPLLVPLFTLIREGKLAENWPLEQDEQLQRLQKSCDMQQIAADYNALFVGEECRVSPYRSAWEEGATEAEVRAFLSERGMPLTDAPADHIGTLLLAASWIEDHAGEDESEALETLFADYLLPWCGAFLGKIEAHATSPFWRTMAPLTRDAVSAMWDELQEEHEE is encoded by the coding sequence ATGAACGAGTTTTCAATCCTTTGCCGCGTACTGGGCACCTTGTATTACCGTCAGCCGCAGGATCCGCTGCTGGTGCCGCTGTTTACGCTGATTCGCGAAGGCAAGCTCGCGGAAAACTGGCCCCTTGAGCAGGACGAGCAACTGCAACGTCTGCAAAAAAGCTGCGATATGCAGCAGATTGCGGCGGACTACAACGCCCTGTTTGTCGGCGAAGAGTGCCGTGTATCGCCGTATCGTTCGGCATGGGAAGAGGGCGCAACGGAAGCTGAAGTGCGCGCGTTTCTTTCCGAGCGTGGAATGCCGCTGACGGATGCCCCTGCCGATCACATTGGCACTCTGTTGTTGGCCGCGTCCTGGATTGAAGATCATGCCGGAGAAGATGAAAGCGAAGCACTCGAAACGCTGTTTGCCGATTATCTGTTGCCGTGGTGCGGCGCTTTCCTCGGGAAAATCGAAGCGCATGCCACGTCACCTTTCTGGCGGACGATGGCCCCGCTAACCCGCGATGCCGTATCGGCCATGTGGGATGAATTACAGGAAGAACACGAAGAGTGA
- the ycdZ gene encoding inner membrane protein ycdZ produces the protein MMSGVVWALVIMKGSALAPHLEIVGYMMTGVVAFLMCIQAKHLLLSFVPGTFIGACATFAGQGDWKMIVPSLLLGLVFGYAMKNSGLWLAARRERAQNVTVLSK, from the coding sequence ATGATGAGCGGCGTGGTGTGGGCGTTAGTTATCATGAAGGGCAGTGCGCTGGCACCGCATCTTGAGATCGTGGGCTATATGATGACGGGCGTGGTGGCTTTTTTAATGTGCATCCAGGCGAAGCATCTGTTGCTGTCATTTGTTCCTGGAACCTTTATTGGCGCATGCGCGACGTTTGCCGGTCAGGGCGACTGGAAAATGATCGTCCCGTCTTTGCTGCTGGGCCTGGTGTTTGGTTACGCCATGAAAAACAGCGGACTGTGGCTGGCTGCGCGACGAGAAAGGGCGCAAAACGTTACCGTATTAAGCAAATAA
- the efeO_1 gene encoding peptidase M75, Imelysin has translation MAIQFRRSALQVGVAALFAYAFSAQAADVPQVKVTVNDKQCEPMTITVNSGKTQFIIQNHSQKALEWEILKGVMVVEERENIAPGFSQKMTANLQPGEYDMTCGLLTNPKGKLIVKGEATADAAKGEALLSLGTAITAYKAYVTKETADLVAGTKAFTGRGESGRYRKSEIPVCANASAL, from the coding sequence ATGGCAATTCAATTTCGTCGTAGTGCGTTACAGGTTGGTGTGGCAGCGCTGTTTGCGTATGCGTTTTCTGCTCAGGCGGCTGATGTTCCTCAGGTGAAAGTGACTGTGAACGATAAACAGTGTGAGCCGATGACTATCACGGTCAATAGCGGTAAAACGCAGTTTATTATTCAAAACCATAGCCAGAAGGCGCTGGAGTGGGAAATCCTCAAAGGCGTGATGGTTGTGGAAGAGCGTGAAAACATCGCGCCCGGTTTTAGTCAGAAAATGACCGCGAACCTGCAGCCGGGCGAATACGACATGACCTGCGGACTGCTGACTAACCCGAAAGGCAAGCTGATCGTGAAAGGCGAAGCGACGGCCGATGCAGCAAAAGGCGAAGCGTTGCTGAGCCTGGGCACAGCGATCACGGCCTATAAAGCGTACGTCACGAAAGAGACCGCCGACCTGGTGGCCGGAACCAAAGCCTTTACCGGACGCGGTGAAAGCGGGCGATATCGAAAAAGCGAAATCCCTGTATGCGCCAACGCGTCAGCATTATGA
- the ghrA gene encoding D-isomer specific 2-hydroxyacid dehydrogenase translates to MDIIFYHPTFDTPYWINALTAALPGARVREWKRGDNEHADYALVWHPPVEMLQGRDLKAVFALGAGVDSILSKLKAHPEMLPEHIPLFRLEDTGMGQQMQEYAVSQVLHWFRRFDDYQALKLKSQWEPLPDYQREDFTVGILGAGVLGSKVAEALAPWGFPLRCWSRSRKTYPGVQSFAGVEELPAFLKGTRVLINLLPNTAETVGIINKGLLNQLADHSYLMNLARGVHVVEHDLIDALNTGKLKGAMLDVYSSEPLPVESPLWAHPRVAMTPHIAAVTRPAEAVEYIARTITHLEQGKAATGQVNRQLGY, encoded by the coding sequence ATGGATATCATCTTTTATCACCCGACGTTTGATACCCCTTACTGGATTAACGCGCTGACGGCAGCTCTGCCTGGCGCACGCGTGCGTGAGTGGAAGCGCGGCGATAATGAACATGCCGATTACGCGTTAGTCTGGCATCCGCCAGTAGAGATGCTGCAGGGGCGAGATCTGAAAGCGGTGTTTGCCCTTGGGGCGGGTGTCGATTCGATTCTGAGTAAACTGAAAGCCCATCCGGAAATGCTGCCAGAACATATTCCATTGTTCCGGCTCGAAGATACCGGAATGGGTCAGCAGATGCAGGAATATGCCGTTAGCCAGGTGCTGCACTGGTTCCGCCGTTTTGATGATTATCAGGCGCTCAAGCTGAAATCTCAGTGGGAACCGCTGCCCGATTATCAGCGTGAAGATTTTACCGTCGGTATTTTGGGCGCAGGGGTTCTGGGTTCAAAGGTTGCCGAAGCGCTCGCTCCGTGGGGATTCCCGCTGCGTTGCTGGAGCCGCAGCCGCAAAACGTATCCCGGTGTACAAAGCTTCGCTGGGGTGGAAGAACTCCCGGCATTTTTAAAGGGCACGCGCGTGCTGATTAACCTGCTGCCGAACACCGCGGAAACCGTGGGGATTATCAATAAAGGCCTGCTTAACCAGCTGGCGGATCATAGCTATTTGATGAACCTGGCGCGCGGTGTTCATGTGGTTGAGCACGATCTCATTGATGCCCTGAATACGGGCAAGCTCAAAGGCGCCATGCTGGATGTGTACAGCAGTGAGCCGTTGCCGGTCGAAAGCCCGCTGTGGGCGCATCCGCGCGTGGCGATGACCCCGCATATCGCGGCGGTGACGCGTCCAGCAGAAGCCGTGGAGTATATTGCCCGTACCATCACTCATCTGGAACAGGGAAAAGCAGCCACCGGGCAGGTCAACAGACAGCTCGGCTACTGA
- the csgB gene encoding curlin minor subunit yields the protein MKNRTLFMMFTLLGAPGLSIAAGPDLANSEYNFAVNELSKSSYNQAAIIGQQGVSNNAEVRQGGSKLLSVVSQEGGSNRAKVDQSGTYNLAYIDQTGNGNDASIQQGAFGNTAMIIQKGSGNRASITQYGTQKTAVVVQRQSQMAIRVIQR from the coding sequence ATGAAAAACAGAACGTTATTTATGATGTTTACATTACTGGGTGCGCCTGGGTTATCAATCGCGGCAGGTCCGGATTTGGCAAATTCGGAATACAACTTCGCGGTTAATGAATTAAGTAAGTCTTCATATAATCAGGCAGCCATTATTGGTCAACAAGGCGTGAGTAATAACGCAGAAGTTCGTCAGGGCGGTTCAAAATTACTGTCCGTTGTTTCTCAGGAAGGTGGAAGCAATAGAGCGAAAGTTGATCAATCAGGGACTTACAACCTTGCTTATATTGATCAGACCGGCAACGGGAACGATGCAAGTATTCAGCAGGGTGCTTTTGGTAATACCGCGATGATTATTCAGAAAGGTTCGGGTAACAGAGCGAGTATTACGCAGTATGGTACGCAAAAAACAGCAGTTGTTGTTCAGAGACAGTCGCAAATGGCTATTCGCGTTATCCAACGCTAA
- the csgA gene encoding cryptic curlin major subunit, which produces MLWLVQFHNTATVVVGGGGNSGPNSTLSIYQSGGGNSAVALQSDAKDSELSISQHGGGNGADVGQGSDDSSIDLVQKGFGNSATLDQWNGKDSTMTVKQFGGGNGAAVDQTASGSTVSVTQVGFGNNATAHQY; this is translated from the coding sequence GTGCTCTGGCTGGTGCAATTCCACAATACGGCCACGGTGGTGGTTGGGGGTGGCGGTAATAGCGGTCCTAACTCCACACTGAGTATTTACCAGTCCGGTGGCGGCAACTCAGCTGTTGCTCTGCAATCTGATGCAAAAGATTCTGAACTGTCTATTTCTCAGCACGGTGGCGGTAACGGTGCTGATGTTGGTCAAGGTTCTGATGACAGCTCCATCGACCTGGTGCAGAAAGGCTTTGGTAACAGCGCAACCCTCGATCAGTGGAATGGTAAAGATTCTACTATGACTGTTAAACAGTTCGGCGGCGGCAACGGCGCAGCAGTAGACCAGACCGCATCTGGCTCAACTGTGTCTGTTACTCAGGTTGGTTTCGGCAACAACGCAACTGCGCATCAGTACTAA
- the efeB_1 gene encoding Dyp-type peroxidase family protein, whose translation METQPFYGEHQGGILTPQQAAMMVVAFDSLASDKADLERLFRVLTKRIAFLTAGGPAPETPNPRMPPMDSGILGPFIAPDNLTVTVSVGDSLFDARYGLEKHKPKTLQKMTRFPNDSLDAALCHGDLLIQICANTQDTVIHALRDIIKHTPDLLSVRWKREGFISDHAARSQGERDPG comes from the coding sequence ATGGAAACGCAGCCGTTTTACGGCGAGCATCAGGGCGGAATTTTGACGCCGCAGCAGGCGGCCATGATGGTGGTCGCCTTTGACTCGCTGGCAAGCGACAAAGCGGATCTGGAACGTCTGTTCCGCGTGCTGACGAAACGTATCGCGTTTCTGACGGCAGGCGGCCCGGCGCCAGAAACGCCTAACCCGCGCATGCCGCCGATGGATTCAGGAATTCTGGGGCCATTTATTGCCCCGGATAATCTGACCGTAACGGTTTCGGTCGGCGACTCGCTGTTTGACGCGCGCTATGGTCTGGAGAAGCACAAGCCGAAAACGCTGCAGAAGATGACGCGTTTTCCTAATGATTCTCTGGATGCGGCGCTGTGTCATGGCGATCTGCTGATCCAGATCTGCGCCAACACCCAGGATACGGTGATCCACGCCCTGCGCGATATCATCAAGCACACGCCGGATTTACTCAGCGTGCGCTGGAAGCGTGAAGGATTTATCTCCGATCACGCGGCGCGAAGCCAGGGGGAAAGAGACCCCGGTTAA